The Deltaproteobacteria bacterium genome segment CCCGCACTGGCCGCATCAACGACGGGAGCCTCACGGTCGTTGCCCGCCAATCCGCCCCACCCGTGTCGCTCTCGACGGCGGGCAGGGCGATGGGGAGCCGTTCGATCACTTCCGGATTGGTTCGCAAGTCCTCGGGCAGTCGCACAATCAGCTCGAAGCGGCGGTCGCCCTCGAACACCTCACCGGCCGCCTTGCCGCCGAGCGCGATCTCGATCACCTCCTGCACGTCGGCCACGTTGAGGTCGTACCGGGCCATCGCGTGTCGTTCGAGCCCGACCGTCATGACCGGCAGGCCGGTGACCTGCTCCACCTTCACATCCGCGGCGCCCGGGATGTCCCGCAAGACACGCTCTACCGCTGTTCCCGTTTCCAGCAACACCTGCATGTCATCGCCAAAGATCTTGACGGCAACGTCGCTTCGCACTCCTGCGATCAGCTCGTTGAAGCGCATCTGGATTGGCTGGGTGAACTCGTAGTTGTTGCCCGGGATGCTCTGCACCGCTGTCTCCAACTCCTGAACCAGATCCGCCTTAGGCTTGCGCGGGTTCGGCCACTGATCGCGTGGCTTCATGATCACAAAGCCATCGGCCACACTCGGCGGCATCGGGTCGGTAGCGATCTCAGCCGTACCGATCTTGGCAAAAACGGTCGTGACCTCCGGAACCGTCTTGAGCCGCCGCTCGAGCACGTGCTGCATGTCGACGGCCTGAGAGAGGCTGGTGCCCGGAATGCGCAACGCGTGCAGCGCGACGTCACCTTCGTCGAGGCTTGGGACGAACTCGGTCCCCATGCGGTTGGCCAGCAGGCCGCAGAGCACCACCAGCACGGCCGCGGCCACAGCCACGGGCACCCGCCAGCTCAGGCAGATCCGCAGGAGCGGCCCGTAGACAGCCTTTGCGAGAAGGATGATAGGGCTCTCTCGCTCCGAAACCTTGCCCGAGAGAAACAAGGCGATGGCGGCGGGAACAAAGGTGGCGGCCAGGAGCATCGCTCCCAACAATGCAATGACGACGGTGGCGGCCATCGGATAGAACATCTTGCCCTCGACGCCGGTGAGCGTGAGGAGCGGAAGGTAGACGACCATGATGATGAAAACGCCGAAGAAGCTGGGTCGGACCACCTCCCGCGTCGCCACGCGTGCGACCTCCAGCCGTTCGGTGACCGTGAGCAAACGCTGGCGGCGGTGTTGCTCCTCGCCGAGTCGGCGGATCGAGTTCTCAACGATGATGACGGCGCCATCGACGATTAAGCCGAAGTCGAGCGCCCCCAGGCTCATCAGGTTGCCGCTGATCTGGTTCTGCACCATGCCCGTAATCGTGAACAGCATCGCCAGTGGAATCACGGCGGCCGTGACGAGGGCAGCGCGGATGTTGCCGAGAAGCAGAAAGAGGATGACGATCACCAGCGCAGCGCCGGCAGCAAGGTTCTCCTGAACGGTGCGGATCGTGGCATTAACCAGATCGGTGCGGTTGTACACGGTCTTGGCCACCATCCCGGCCGGCAGCGTGCGGTTGATCTCCTCCATTTTCCCGTGGACGCGCTCGGAGACGGTCCGGCTGTTCTCTCCCATCAGCATGAAGACCGTGCCCATCACCACCTCGTCACCGTTCTCCGTCGCCGCGCCGGTGCGCAGCTCCTTCCCGAGCACCACCTTCGCGACGTCCTTGACGTGAATCGGCACGCCTTCGTGATGGCCGACGATGATCTCGCGGATGTCTTCGATTGTCCCCACCTGCCCGGGCGAGCGGATGAGGAACTGCTCGCCGTTGCGTTCGACGTAGCCAGCTCCCACGTTCGCGTTGTTCCGCGTCAAAGCTTCCATCACGTCGCGAAAGCTCAAGCCGTACGCCAGCAGCTTTTCCGGATGCGGGTTCACGTGGAACTGCTTGACGTAGCCGCCGATGGTGTTGACCTCGGTGACGCCGGGGATGTTGCGGAGCTGTGGCTTGATCACCCAGTCCTGAATGGTACGCAGATCGGTCGGCGTGTACGGTTCTCCGGCCGGCGTGCGAGCGCCGTCCTCGGCCCCTACCGTGTACATGTAGATTTCCCCGAGGCCGGTTGCGATCGGGCCCATCGCCGGCTCAATGCCGGGCGGGAGCTTGCCCTTCACCTCCTGGATGCGCTCGCTGATAAGCTGGCGGCCGAAGTAGATGCTGGTGCCGTCCTTAAACACCACGGTGACTTGCGAGAGCCCGTAGCGGGACAAGGATCGCGTGTAGTCGAGCTGCGGCAGGCCCGCCATGGCCGTTTCGATTGGAAATGTGATCCGCTGTTCGACTTCCAGCGGTGAGTAGCCGGGCGCCTCGGTGTTGATCTGCACCTGGATGTTCGTGATGTCCGGTACCGCGTCGATGGGGAGCCGCTGATAGTTGTAGATCCCCAGAACGCCCACCCCCAGCGTGGCGAGCAGCACAAACCAGCGTTGAGCGATTGAAAACCCGATGAAGAACTCGAGTATGCGCATGCGACCCCCTCCTCAGTGATCATGGGTGGCGCCGGCCTTGCCGAGCTCGGCCTTCAGAACGAAGCTGTTTTCGGCGGCGTAACGTTGACCCGCACCGAGCCCGGAGAGCACCTCCACCCACTCGCCGTCGCGCCGCCCCTGATCCACGGGTCGCACCTCGAAGAGATCGTCCACGCGGATGAACACTACATCCCAAGCCCGAAACGTCTGCAGCGCGCTGGCTTTTGCCGCAACCGGAACGGTCACCTCCTCGACGATCACTTCCGCACTCACGAAGAGACCCGGGCGCCATTCGCCGGTGGGATTTGGTAACTCCACGCGGGCTAGCATCGTCTGCGTGTTCGATGCGCCGAACGGCGAGAGATAAGCAATCGAGCTTTCGGCTTTCGGCAGTCCCTCACCTGCGTCCAGAACCACGCGCTGCCCGACTTTGACCCGCGCAAAGTCCTGCCGGTAGACGTTGAGGTCCACCCAGACGGTGCTCAGATCCGCGACCACGTACACGTCCTCGCCTTCGCCGACGAACTCACCCGGGCTGACGTGCTTCTTGATGACCGTCCCGGCCAGTTGCGAGCGCAGCTCGTAGGACTGGAGACTTTCGTTGCTCTGAATGACTGCCAGCACTTCGCCGTTCTCCACCCGATCGCCCAGGCGCTTGCGCGCTTCCTTCACGATGCCGGGGAAGCGCGGGATGAGGTGCGCCATACGATCTTCATTGGCGACAATCTGTCCGGTGACCCGTAGCTTGGTGCGCAGCTTTGTCGGGCCGGCGGTCTCCACCGTGATGCCCGAGTCCCGAACCGCCTCGTCGGTGAGCTGAACGCGACCTTCGTACGAGCTGTACTCCCAGTTTGCCGTACGCCCGTTTCGCTCCGCGCTAACCTTCACGTCGAAGGAATGCGGTTCGGACACCACCTGATCGCCGAGCAAGTAGCCCTCGCGCGGCGTGAAACGGAGGCGATTCACCTCTCCACCAAGCCGGTGCAGCTCGATTGCGAGCTGCACCTCGGCGGGATCGACCGGACGATCCGCTTCGTAAGAGTAGACACGGAATTGCGGAGGTACACCGCGTTCGAAGATCGTCACCTCGACGGCAAAGTCTTTGTTCCGCAGAAGCCGCCCCCCGTGCGGTCCCTTCGCGTGATCTTCCTTCGCATGCGCGGCCTCAGCGTGCTCGCCCTGCACGTCGCGATTTCCAGTGGGCGCACCGGCTTGCAGGATGACGGCGGCGAGACCCGCCCCGACGATCAAGACAATGACTACTCCAACGAGTTGGCTCTTGCTCATGTCAGTCCCTTTCGCGCTGGTCAGGGCCGTCCTCTACCTGCATCGGTTCACCGATCAGCCGCTCCACCGCCGCGAGCGCCGTGTGGTAGTCGACGAGCGCGCGAACGCGCTGCACGCGCGCGGCGATGAGCGTGCGTTGCGCGTCGAGCACGTCCAGGTATCTGAACCGCCCTTCCCGGTAACCCGCAGTGAGGATGTCGAACGCACCCTGCGCGCTCGGCAGGACCTGCGCGCCAAGCGCCGCCACCTGATCGTGCGCCGTCGCCAGCGCCTGGTAGGCGGTCACCAGCGCCGCCGTGACGCCGACCTCGGCGGCGCGCCGCCCCTCGCCCGCCTCCGCTAGCTGCCGGCGCGCTTCGAGAATCGCTCCCTGGTTGCGGTTCAGGAGCGGCACTGGGACGGAGAGCCTGAACACCAGCGCGTTGTCGTCCGGCCCGCTCAGCCGCCGGTAGCCGGCGCCCGCCGTCACGTTCGGGACCGCCTTGCTCTCTTCCAGCGTCACCGTGGCCTGGCGCTGCGCCAGCTCGCTCGCCCAGCGCGCCAAGTCGGGGGTCTGCGCCAGACGCTGGCGGAGATCCTCTAGGGGCGGGACCGGGTGCACGACCTCCAGCGCTCCCTCAGCGGCCGCGAACCGCGGGGCGGTGCCGCCCCACTGCGCCGCCAAGCGTTGGCGCGCGACCTCGAGGCGCTGGCGCGCCTGGCTCCGCTCGATCTCGGCGCTGGCAAGCGCCACCTTCGCCTTCGTCACCTCGACCGGCGAGGCGCTGCCGGCCGTGACCCGCGTCGCAGCGGTCTGCACGACCTGCTCGCCGAGCCCCACGGCCTGGCTCGCCAGCTCTAGCTGCTGCTGAGCGCCGACCACCTCGACGAATGCTTGCGCCGTTTCGGTGAAGACATCGAGGCGTTTGACTTCGTAGTCCCACGCCGCCACATCGCGCGAGAGGGCGGCTGCGCGCAAGCGCGCCGCTCGCTTGCCGCCGAGCTCTATGAGCTGGTTCAACTCGAGAGTCGTTTGCGCCTGATCCACCCCAC includes the following:
- a CDS encoding CusA/CzcA family heavy metal efflux RND transporter: MLEFFIGFSIAQRWFVLLATLGVGVLGIYNYQRLPIDAVPDITNIQVQINTEAPGYSPLEVEQRITFPIETAMAGLPQLDYTRSLSRYGLSQVTVVFKDGTSIYFGRQLISERIQEVKGKLPPGIEPAMGPIATGLGEIYMYTVGAEDGARTPAGEPYTPTDLRTIQDWVIKPQLRNIPGVTEVNTIGGYVKQFHVNPHPEKLLAYGLSFRDVMEALTRNNANVGAGYVERNGEQFLIRSPGQVGTIEDIREIIVGHHEGVPIHVKDVAKVVLGKELRTGAATENGDEVVMGTVFMLMGENSRTVSERVHGKMEEINRTLPAGMVAKTVYNRTDLVNATIRTVQENLAAGAALVIVILFLLLGNIRAALVTAAVIPLAMLFTITGMVQNQISGNLMSLGALDFGLIVDGAVIIVENSIRRLGEEQHRRQRLLTVTERLEVARVATREVVRPSFFGVFIIMVVYLPLLTLTGVEGKMFYPMAATVVIALLGAMLLAATFVPAAIALFLSGKVSERESPIILLAKAVYGPLLRICLSWRVPVAVAAAVLVVLCGLLANRMGTEFVPSLDEGDVALHALRIPGTSLSQAVDMQHVLERRLKTVPEVTTVFAKIGTAEIATDPMPPSVADGFVIMKPRDQWPNPRKPKADLVQELETAVQSIPGNNYEFTQPIQMRFNELIAGVRSDVAVKIFGDDMQVLLETGTAVERVLRDIPGAADVKVEQVTGLPVMTVGLERHAMARYDLNVADVQEVIEIALGGKAAGEVFEGDRRFELIVRLPEDLRTNPEVIERLPIALPAVESDTGGADWRATTVRLPSLMRPVRAFIPLRAVAKITIAPGPNQISRENGKRRVVVTANVRGRDLGSFVAQAQQRIVQQVEIPPGYWTTWGGQFEQLISATKRLQIVVPLALLLIFLLLFVTFGAVKDALLVFTGVPLALTGGVLTLWLRDIPLSISAGVGFIALSGVAVLNGLVMITFIKALRAEGVPLDTAIMTGALARLRPVLMTALVASLGFVPMAIATGTGAEVQRPLATVVIGGILSSTVLTLLVLPGLYRIFHGSDAALEVST
- a CDS encoding efflux RND transporter periplasmic adaptor subunit, which produces MSKSQLVGVVIVLIVGAGLAAVILQAGAPTGNRDVQGEHAEAAHAKEDHAKGPHGGRLLRNKDFAVEVTIFERGVPPQFRVYSYEADRPVDPAEVQLAIELHRLGGEVNRLRFTPREGYLLGDQVVSEPHSFDVKVSAERNGRTANWEYSSYEGRVQLTDEAVRDSGITVETAGPTKLRTKLRVTGQIVANEDRMAHLIPRFPGIVKEARKRLGDRVENGEVLAVIQSNESLQSYELRSQLAGTVIKKHVSPGEFVGEGEDVYVVADLSTVWVDLNVYRQDFARVKVGQRVVLDAGEGLPKAESSIAYLSPFGASNTQTMLARVELPNPTGEWRPGLFVSAEVIVEEVTVPVAAKASALQTFRAWDVVFIRVDDLFEVRPVDQGRRDGEWVEVLSGLGAGQRYAAENSFVLKAELGKAGATHDH
- a CDS encoding TolC family protein, with protein sequence MITHTPRHRSPLVALAIAAVVLLLAVLPAAGEVAAGSSGEGQDGVPPRSLGRELGPFQPLAEPPSAAQPAPEEPTGPLALRAALALALAHNPELAAFSWRVRASEARVLQAGLRPNPEAALTAEDIGGSRSFRGVDQAQTTLELNQLIELGGKRAARLRAAALSRDVAAWDYEVKRLDVFTETAQAFVEVVGAQQQLELASQAVGLGEQVVQTAATRVTAGSASPVEVTKAKVALASAEIERSQARQRLEVARQRLAAQWGGTAPRFAAAEGALEVVHPVPPLEDLRQRLAQTPDLARWASELAQRQATVTLEESKAVPNVTAGAGYRRLSGPDDNALVFRLSVPVPLLNRNQGAILEARRQLAEAGEGRRAAEVGVTAALVTAYQALATAHDQVAALGAQVLPSAQGAFDILTAGYREGRFRYLDVLDAQRTLIAARVQRVRALVDYHTALAAVERLIGEPMQVEDGPDQRERD